In the Pithys albifrons albifrons isolate INPA30051 chromosome 31, PitAlb_v1, whole genome shotgun sequence genome, one interval contains:
- the LOC139684110 gene encoding olfactory receptor 14J1-like: MSNSSSISHFLLLPLADTRQLQLLLLWLFLGTFLAALLGNGLIISAVASDHHLHTPMHFFLLNLSLIDLGSICTTVPKAMHNSLWNIRTISYKGCVAQFFLMFLLVGVEYSLLTIMCYDRYVAICKPLHYGTLLGSRACAHMAAAAWASGFLYGFLHTANTFSLPLCHGNVLGQFFCEVPQILKLSCSHSYLRELRLLVGSGVSFLGCFIFIVFSYVQIFRAVLRIPSEQGRHKAFSTCLPHLAVVSLFLTTALFAYLKPLSVSSPALDLVLAVLYSVLPPTLNPFIYSLRNQELKDAVKKKITGCFSATRHCLLSSVNGL; the protein is encoded by the coding sequence atgtccaacagcagctccatcagccacttcctcctgctgccattggcagacacgcggcagctgcagctcctgctcttgtggctcttcctgggcaccttcctggctgccctcctgggcaacggcctcatcatcagcgccgtagcctctgaccaccacctgcacacccccatgcacttcttcctgctcaacctgtccctcatagacctgggctccatctgcaccactgtccccaaggccatgcacaactccctctggaacatcagaaccatctCTTATAAGGGATGTGTTGCACAGTTCTTTCTGATGTTCCTCTTAGTTGGAGTAGAGTATTCCCttctcaccatcatgtgctacgaccgctacgttgccatctgcaaacccctgcactacgggaccctcctgggcagcagagcttgtgcccacatggcagcagctgcctgggccagtgggtTTCTTTATGGTTTCCTGCACACggccaatacattttccctgcccttaTGCCATGGCAATgtcctgggccagttcttctgtgaagtgccccagatcctcaagctctcctgctcacactcctacctgaGAGAACTTCGTCTTCTTGTGGGTAGTGGGGTTTCTTTtctgggatgtttcattttcatagttttctcctatgtgcagatcttcagggctgtgctgaggatcccctctgagcagggacggcacaaagccttttccacgtgcctccctcacctggctgtggtctccctgtttctcaccACTGCCTTATTTGCCTACCTAAAGCCCCTTTCtgtctcctccccagccctggaccTGGTCctggcagttctgtactcggtgcTGCCTCCAACACTCAACCccttcatctacagcctgaggaaccaagaactcaaggatgctgtgaagaaaaagatcactggatgcttttcagcaacCAGACACTGCTTGCTTTCCTCTGTCAATGGCCTGTAG